One Cryptomeria japonica chromosome 9, Sugi_1.0, whole genome shotgun sequence genomic window carries:
- the LOC131039488 gene encoding uncharacterized protein LOC131039488: MRDFASCFGEHAVQVADYSSSSSSTKTHINNVSNSSNGLMMQNMVTCIYQTVLNGQTRLITVTWCKNLMGQGLSVNVDDPSCQCMCKVDMKSWFFWKKKGCKRFELGASKVDVFWDLSCAKYGSGPEPLEGYYVAVVSEDELGLLLGDMSSEAYKRTHSKGSGETLMISRKEHVFGKNFYSTKAQFCESGKSHDIVIECQTGGPRDPRLCVRIDKQVVVQVKHLIWKFRGNQTILVDGLPVEMLWDVHDWFFNPNLGHAVFMFKTNSSTSSLSSSSSFSSLAEESWSSKSLSQSFNKQRETSSHGFSLLLYAWKNE; this comes from the coding sequence ATGAGGGATTTTGCATCCTGTTTTGGGGAACATGCAGTTCAGGTGGCAGATtactcttcatcttcatcatccacTAAAACCCACATCAATAATGTCAGCAACTCCAGCAATGGGCTGATGATGCAGAACATGGTCACATGTATTTATCAGACAGTGCTCAATGGTCAGACTAGGCTCATCACGGTCACATGGTGCAAGAACCTGATGGGGCAGGGGCTGAGTGTCAATGTGGATGACCCATCTTGCCAATGCATGTGCAAGGTGGACATGAAGTCCTGGTTCTTCTGGAAGAAGAAGGGGTGCAAAAGATTTGAGCTTGGGGCTTCCAAGGTAGATGTCTTTTGGGACCTTTCTTGTGCTAAGTATGGATCTGGGCCTGAGCCCCTTGAGGGCTATTATGTTGCTGTGGTTTCAGAGGATGAGTTGGGGTTGCTGCTAGGGGACATGAGCAGTGAGGCCTATAAGAGAACCCATTCTAAGGGGTCTGGTGAGACTCTGATGATTTCAAGGAAAGAACATGTTTTTGGCAAGAATTTTTATAGCACAAAGGCCCAATTTTGTGAGAGTGGTAAGAGCCATGATATTGTGATTGAATGCCAGACTGGTGGCCCCAGGGATCCCAGGTTGTGTGTGAGGATTGATAAGCAAGTGGTTGTGCAGGTGAAGCATTTGATATGGAAGTTCAGAGGCAATCAGACCATTTTGGTGGATGGGCTTCCTGTAGAAATGTTATGGGATGTACACGATTGGTTTTTTAATCCTAATCTTGGTCATGCTGTGTTCATGTTCAAGACAAATTCTTCAACTTcatctttgtcttcttcttcttcattttcatcattGGCTGAAGAGTCATGGAGCTCCAAGTCACTTTCCCAAAGTTTTAACAAGCAAAGGGAAACTTCTTCTCATGGTTTCTCTTTGCTGCTATATGCATGGAAGAACGAATAG